One part of the Streptomyces sp. NBC_01381 genome encodes these proteins:
- a CDS encoding GlxA family transcriptional regulator → MPTPHRVVIAVFPDVDLLDVTGPAEVFALANRETAGRAGYQVRLAGPVGGEVRTSAGVRIVADLAFGEVGGQVDTLLVPGAVDMTEDGPVARIDTDVVDWVKETAPHARRVASVCVGAHVLAAAGLLDGKTATTHWSTAAQLAADHPAVTVDPDPIFVRTDRGRLWTGAGISACLDLALALVAEDLGEDSALAVARQLVMYLKRQGGQSQFSVPLSRPAASRRDIDELRLWIADHLDADLSAEALAARMCLSERHFARVFKQETGTSTAGYVEAARVEAARRLLETTDCPLDQVATAAGLGSAETLHRAFKRQLATTPGAYRRRFRTQTT, encoded by the coding sequence ATGCCCACTCCGCACCGTGTCGTCATCGCGGTCTTCCCCGATGTCGATCTCCTCGACGTCACCGGCCCCGCCGAGGTCTTCGCGCTGGCCAACCGGGAGACCGCGGGCCGCGCCGGTTACCAGGTCCGCCTCGCCGGGCCCGTCGGCGGTGAGGTGCGGACTTCCGCGGGTGTGCGGATCGTGGCCGATCTCGCCTTCGGCGAGGTCGGCGGCCAGGTGGACACCCTGCTGGTGCCCGGCGCGGTCGACATGACCGAGGACGGCCCGGTCGCCCGCATCGACACCGACGTCGTGGACTGGGTCAAGGAGACCGCCCCGCATGCCCGGCGCGTCGCGTCGGTGTGCGTGGGCGCGCACGTCCTGGCCGCGGCCGGACTCCTCGACGGGAAGACGGCAACCACCCACTGGTCGACCGCCGCCCAGCTGGCCGCCGACCATCCTGCCGTCACGGTCGACCCGGACCCCATCTTCGTACGTACGGACCGGGGCCGGCTGTGGACCGGGGCCGGGATCAGTGCTTGCCTGGACCTCGCGCTTGCCCTGGTGGCCGAGGACCTAGGCGAGGACAGCGCGCTCGCGGTGGCCCGGCAGCTGGTGATGTACCTCAAGCGGCAGGGCGGCCAGAGCCAGTTCTCCGTACCGCTCAGCCGCCCCGCCGCCTCCCGGCGTGACATCGACGAACTGCGCCTGTGGATCGCCGATCACCTCGACGCGGATCTGTCCGCGGAGGCCTTGGCGGCCCGGATGTGCCTGAGCGAGCGGCACTTCGCCCGCGTCTTCAAACAGGAGACGGGCACAAGTACGGCCGGCTATGTCGAGGCCGCCCGAGTGGAGGCGGCCCGCCGCCTGCTCGAGACCACCGACTGCCCGCTCGACCAGGTCGCCACCGCCGCCGGGCTCGGCTCGGCGGAAACCCTGCACCGGGCGTTCAAGCGGCAGCTCGCGACCACCCCGGGGGCCTACCGCCGCCGCTTCCGCACCCAGACCACCTGA
- a CDS encoding cysteine hydrolase family protein has translation MSTNQPSTTLRDVIGLDNQPPRLSESVLILIDFQNTYRSGVMALDGAEQAVAAGARLLERARTAGTPVVHVINDGGEGTPYDIRAHIGAISDEVAPVDGEAVVVKQFPNSFHLTELEKTLTELGAAPGSGKDLVLGGFMTHMCVNYTAQGAFNLGYRPTVVAETTATRALATPDGGVLPAAGLQSAALTAITDLFGTVVPNVEALPA, from the coding sequence ATGAGCACGAATCAGCCTTCGACGACCCTGCGTGACGTGATCGGCCTGGACAACCAGCCGCCCCGGCTGAGCGAATCCGTCCTGATCCTGATCGACTTCCAGAACACCTACCGCAGCGGCGTCATGGCCCTGGACGGCGCCGAGCAGGCCGTCGCGGCGGGCGCCCGCCTGCTGGAGCGTGCGCGCACCGCGGGCACCCCGGTCGTCCACGTCATCAACGACGGCGGCGAGGGCACCCCGTACGACATCCGCGCCCACATCGGGGCGATCAGCGACGAGGTAGCCCCCGTGGACGGCGAGGCCGTCGTGGTCAAGCAGTTCCCCAACTCCTTCCACCTCACGGAACTGGAGAAGACGCTCACCGAGCTCGGCGCCGCGCCGGGCAGCGGCAAGGACCTGGTCCTCGGCGGCTTCATGACGCACATGTGCGTCAACTACACGGCCCAGGGCGCCTTCAACCTCGGCTACCGGCCCACCGTCGTCGCCGAGACCACCGCCACGCGCGCCCTCGCCACACCCGACGGCGGCGTCCTGCCGGCCGCCGGCCTCCAGTCCGCCGCGCTGACCGCGATCACCGACCTGTTCGGCACGGTCGTCCCCAACGTCGAGGCCCTCCCGGCCTGA
- a CDS encoding SAM-dependent methyltransferase, with protein MTDPATTPGSAAQQQIDTSVPHSARIWNYWLGGKDNYAVDEAAGDAYSAVFPGIVTIARSSRAFLRRNITYLVDDAGIRQFLDIGTGLPTGDNTHEVAQRLAPETRIVYVDHDPMVLAHARALLTSTPEGATAYVDADLSDPDRILAAAAETLDLTRPTGLILSNILGHVADYDQARSIVARLMEGLPSGSHLSINDGSRGTDADYEQAQDAYNETGAVPYFLRPVDEITAFFDGLELLDPGVVSVPLWRPDGTAPALEPIGEHGGLARKP; from the coding sequence ATGACCGACCCCGCGACGACGCCCGGGTCTGCGGCACAGCAGCAGATCGACACCTCTGTGCCGCACTCGGCGCGGATCTGGAACTACTGGCTGGGCGGCAAGGACAACTACGCCGTCGACGAGGCGGCAGGCGACGCGTACAGCGCCGTCTTCCCCGGCATCGTCACCATCGCCCGCAGCAGCCGCGCCTTCCTGCGCCGGAACATCACGTACCTGGTCGACGACGCGGGCATCCGGCAGTTCCTCGACATCGGCACGGGACTGCCGACCGGGGACAACACTCATGAGGTCGCCCAGCGGCTCGCTCCCGAGACCCGGATCGTCTACGTCGACCACGACCCGATGGTGCTCGCACATGCCCGCGCGCTGCTCACCTCCACCCCGGAGGGGGCGACCGCCTACGTCGACGCCGATCTGTCCGACCCCGACCGCATCCTGGCGGCGGCCGCGGAGACGCTGGATCTCACGCGCCCCACGGGCCTGATCCTCAGCAACATCCTTGGCCACGTCGCCGATTACGACCAGGCGCGATCCATCGTCGCCCGCCTGATGGAGGGGCTGCCGTCCGGCAGTCACCTCTCCATCAACGACGGTTCACGGGGCACGGACGCCGATTACGAGCAGGCCCAGGATGCCTACAACGAAACCGGCGCCGTCCCCTACTTCCTGCGTCCCGTCGACGAGATCACGGCGTTCTTCGACGGCTTGGAGCTCCTGGACCCCGGGGTCGTCTCGGTCCCGCTCTGGCGGCCGGACGGCACCGCTCCTGCTCTGGAGCCCATTGGTGAGCACGGCGGTCTCGCCCGCAAGCCGTGA
- a CDS encoding SRPBCC family protein encodes METMTVERVIAAPVEEVFAWLTTTTNYTRSPLVVRCRLTRRGEGAPYGVGAVRSHLWLIGWFRERITRYEPPYATEYVVERSLPPARHEIGRMTFAQVDGGTLVRWTTRAEVSVPLLGPLLTRRLARPIITHTFGGILDAAATALATASKPAA; translated from the coding sequence ATGGAAACCATGACGGTCGAACGCGTCATCGCCGCCCCGGTCGAGGAGGTGTTCGCCTGGCTCACCACGACCACCAACTACACGCGTTCACCCCTGGTGGTGCGCTGCCGCCTGACGCGGCGCGGCGAGGGCGCGCCCTACGGCGTCGGCGCGGTGCGCAGTCACCTCTGGCTGATCGGCTGGTTCCGGGAACGCATCACCCGCTACGAACCGCCGTACGCCACCGAGTACGTCGTCGAGCGCAGCCTGCCGCCGGCCCGGCACGAGATCGGCCGTATGACGTTCGCGCAGGTCGACGGCGGCACCCTGGTGCGCTGGACCACCCGTGCCGAGGTCAGCGTCCCGTTGCTCGGCCCGCTGCTCACGCGGCGCCTCGCGAGGCCGATCATCACCCACACGTTCGGCGGCATCCTCGACGCCGCCGCCACGGCGCTCGCCACCGCTTCGAAGCCGGCTGCATGA
- a CDS encoding RNA polymerase sigma-70 factor, producing the protein MAEDAFTEHRPLLFTIAYEMLGSAADAEDVLQESYLRWSAVDPATVEHPRAYLVRLVTRQGLNHMRAVRARREEYVGPWLPEPIRTVPEVSEDAILAESVSMAMLLVLETLNPTERAVFVLHDVFGYTHGEIAASIGKAEVTVRQIAHRARRHVHARRRRFEPDSDATRQIVQRFLLAASTGRIQDLMDLLAPDVVQISDGGGKVVAARRPITGRDEVARFVLGVLRTTGSTTSVEPATYNGMPAARFLTGDALDWLVAFEIHDGRITGLYGMRNPDKLRRADAVRELDRGGL; encoded by the coding sequence ATGGCTGAGGACGCCTTCACCGAGCACCGTCCGCTGCTGTTCACCATCGCGTACGAGATGCTGGGCAGCGCCGCCGACGCCGAGGACGTGCTGCAGGAGAGCTACCTGCGGTGGAGCGCGGTCGATCCGGCGACGGTCGAGCACCCGCGCGCCTACCTGGTCCGCCTGGTGACCCGGCAGGGCCTCAACCACATGCGCGCGGTCAGGGCGCGGCGCGAGGAGTACGTCGGCCCATGGCTGCCCGAGCCGATCCGCACCGTACCCGAGGTGAGCGAGGACGCGATCCTGGCCGAGTCGGTGTCGATGGCCATGCTGCTCGTCCTGGAGACGCTCAACCCGACCGAGCGCGCGGTGTTCGTGCTGCACGACGTGTTCGGCTACACCCACGGCGAGATCGCAGCGTCGATCGGCAAGGCCGAGGTGACCGTCCGTCAGATCGCCCACCGTGCACGCCGGCACGTCCACGCACGGCGCCGCCGCTTCGAGCCCGACTCCGACGCCACCCGGCAGATCGTCCAGCGGTTCCTGCTCGCGGCGTCGACCGGCCGGATCCAGGATCTGATGGATCTGCTGGCGCCCGATGTCGTGCAGATCTCCGACGGCGGAGGGAAGGTGGTCGCCGCCCGCCGGCCGATCACCGGCCGCGACGAGGTCGCCCGGTTCGTCCTCGGCGTGCTCCGCACCACCGGCTCGACGACCAGTGTCGAGCCCGCCACCTACAACGGCATGCCCGCGGCCCGGTTCCTGACCGGCGACGCACTCGACTGGCTGGTCGCGTTCGAGATCCACGACGGACGGATCACCGGCCTCTACGGCATGCGCAACCCGGACAAGCTGCGCCGCGCCGACGCGGTGCGCGAACTCGACAGAGGAGGTCTCTGA
- a CDS encoding TetR/AcrR family transcriptional regulator, which translates to MADTGSKGRRERLRAETTAEIKGVALTLMASGGPDAITLRAIAREMGMTANAIYGYFATRDDLITTLINDVYTALADAVDSSWEATSDESPAARIQAWSRTFRNWALANPQGFRLIYGDPVPGYHSPEGGAAPDAARRVCTGLTALAAAAWPHAERLYEGSEFAWSDFDAGLLDKVRPAFPELPPAAVALALRIWGHLHGLVSLEVYGHLRTQTASPDKLFQEELAQLVRMLGLPQQR; encoded by the coding sequence GTGGCAGATACAGGCAGCAAGGGCAGGCGCGAGCGGCTACGGGCCGAGACGACCGCCGAAATCAAGGGCGTGGCCTTGACATTGATGGCATCGGGCGGTCCCGACGCCATCACTTTGCGAGCCATCGCCCGCGAAATGGGCATGACGGCGAACGCCATCTACGGGTACTTCGCCACCCGGGACGACCTGATCACCACGCTCATCAATGACGTGTACACGGCCCTCGCGGACGCCGTGGACAGCTCCTGGGAGGCCACCTCCGACGAGAGCCCGGCCGCGCGGATCCAGGCATGGTCCCGCACCTTCCGGAACTGGGCCCTGGCCAATCCACAGGGCTTCCGGCTCATCTACGGCGATCCCGTTCCCGGCTACCACTCCCCCGAAGGCGGCGCCGCCCCGGACGCCGCGCGCCGCGTCTGCACCGGGCTCACCGCCCTGGCGGCCGCCGCCTGGCCGCACGCCGAACGCCTCTACGAGGGCAGCGAGTTCGCCTGGTCGGACTTCGACGCGGGGCTGCTCGACAAGGTACGCCCGGCCTTCCCGGAGCTGCCGCCGGCTGCCGTCGCCCTCGCGCTCCGCATCTGGGGGCATCTGCACGGCCTGGTGTCGCTGGAGGTCTACGGCCACCTGCGTACCCAGACCGCAAGCCCGGACAAGCTCTTCCAGGAGGAACTCGCCCAGCTGGTACGGATGTTGGGCCTCCCGCAGCAGCGCTGA
- a CDS encoding NAD(P)-dependent oxidoreductase, with the protein MHIGVIGATGTIGSRVVTEALGRGHHVKAFSRDASSAAGKEQRENITWSSVDVLDPAAVAAALPGLDVLISGFQPGNAAHDMTDTVRRSIADPTVYATAARALLKALERHPRTRLIVIGGAGSLEVEPGVVRADSDDLLHATLDQVGLPRAYAAAVRGHRDALNVLRVSNRLWTYFSPAEDIAPGERTGRFRTGGDQPVVDADGRSRISAEDAAVALIDEAELPRFVQRRFTIGY; encoded by the coding sequence ATGCACATCGGAGTCATCGGAGCCACGGGAACCATCGGCAGCAGGGTCGTCACCGAAGCGCTGGGCCGGGGGCATCACGTCAAGGCGTTCAGCCGCGACGCCTCGTCGGCCGCGGGCAAGGAGCAGCGGGAGAACATCACTTGGTCGAGCGTCGACGTCCTGGACCCCGCGGCCGTCGCCGCCGCCCTGCCCGGTCTCGACGTCCTGATCAGCGGATTCCAGCCCGGCAACGCCGCGCACGACATGACCGACACCGTGCGGCGTTCGATCGCCGACCCCACCGTCTACGCCACCGCGGCGCGCGCCCTGCTCAAGGCGCTGGAGCGGCATCCCCGCACCCGGCTGATCGTGATCGGCGGCGCGGGCAGCCTGGAGGTGGAACCGGGAGTGGTGCGAGCCGACTCCGACGACCTGCTGCACGCGACCCTGGACCAGGTCGGCCTGCCCCGCGCCTACGCGGCGGCCGTGCGCGGCCATCGGGACGCCCTGAACGTCCTGCGCGTGTCGAACCGCCTGTGGACCTACTTCAGCCCCGCCGAGGACATCGCCCCAGGCGAACGCACGGGCCGCTTCCGCACCGGCGGTGACCAGCCCGTTGTGGATGCGGACGGCCGCAGCCGCATCTCGGCCGAGGACGCCGCCGTCGCCCTGATCGACGAGGCGGAACTGCCCCGCTTCGTGCAGCGCCGCTTCACCATCGGGTACTGA
- a CDS encoding dihydrofolate reductase family protein, whose translation MTRIIADISVSLDGFVTGPDPGPESGLGTGGEALHTWAFSDDPEDRRILHEATARSGAVILGRHLFDVVDGPHGWDDKVGYGAAEVGKPAFVVVTSSPPESVRLTGLDWTFVTTGLPDAVTAAREHAEAASAAGGKELDVVLMGGGATIRSALDAGLIDVLSLHLAPVVLGAGTPLFTGGAPRTLVQRSVTATSTATHLIYDVL comes from the coding sequence ATGACGCGCATCATCGCTGACATCTCGGTCTCCCTCGACGGCTTCGTCACCGGGCCCGACCCCGGCCCGGAAAGCGGACTGGGCACCGGCGGCGAGGCCCTGCACACCTGGGCGTTCTCCGACGACCCCGAAGACCGCCGGATCCTGCACGAGGCGACGGCCCGCTCGGGCGCCGTCATCCTCGGCCGCCACCTCTTCGACGTGGTCGACGGGCCGCACGGCTGGGACGACAAGGTCGGCTACGGCGCGGCCGAGGTGGGCAAGCCCGCCTTCGTCGTCGTGACGAGCTCGCCGCCGGAGTCGGTGCGGCTGACCGGCCTCGACTGGACGTTCGTCACCACCGGTCTGCCCGACGCCGTCACCGCCGCGCGCGAGCACGCCGAGGCGGCGTCGGCGGCCGGCGGCAAGGAGCTCGACGTCGTCCTCATGGGCGGCGGCGCCACGATCCGCTCGGCGCTCGACGCCGGCCTGATCGACGTGCTGTCGCTGCACCTCGCGCCCGTCGTGCTGGGCGCGGGGACACCACTGTTCACCGGCGGAGCGCCGCGCACGCTGGTGCAGCGGAGCGTGACCGCCACATCGACCGCGACGCATCTGATCTACGACGTCCTCTGA
- a CDS encoding ADP-ribosylation family protein, giving the protein MTEQTESAAVRAAVEERFLREWGFELPESVFRFWAFLGSLGPVEEQALGELDVSPVGIMDLFADPGLRPRDGIDVRVHGRYYRDPPEFLTFLHGGSDGLHHGLWFDDGRTCSGVASYYNNDGGGINTHAATPLEAVRAILELFWRELDDDVQDEEVTERRSRLALLRDALTGFETGDRPEVGLVYSKAYDWTIQPEDPDRVTTLDGAGALAAGESVLDRPAHHGADEYKFATYMYALFDDAEALRANLEEARSRCSAGDPTEALLLGRDLHWASGGDPAREALANELLVLAYRALDRPALAGIAEAHHRHRSLAKVTVLETKKA; this is encoded by the coding sequence ATGACGGAGCAGACGGAGAGTGCGGCGGTCCGGGCCGCCGTCGAAGAGCGCTTCCTGCGCGAGTGGGGGTTCGAACTGCCTGAGTCGGTCTTCCGGTTCTGGGCGTTCCTCGGCTCGCTCGGCCCCGTGGAGGAGCAGGCGCTCGGGGAGCTGGACGTGAGCCCCGTCGGCATCATGGACCTGTTCGCCGACCCCGGTCTGCGGCCGCGCGACGGCATCGACGTACGCGTGCACGGTCGCTACTACCGCGACCCTCCCGAGTTCCTGACCTTCCTGCACGGCGGCTCCGACGGCCTCCACCACGGCCTGTGGTTCGACGACGGCCGCACCTGCAGTGGCGTCGCGTCGTACTACAACAACGACGGCGGTGGCATCAACACGCATGCGGCCACTCCGCTGGAGGCGGTGCGCGCGATTCTCGAACTCTTCTGGCGCGAACTCGACGACGACGTACAGGACGAGGAGGTGACCGAACGGCGCTCCCGCCTGGCCCTGCTGCGCGATGCCCTGACCGGCTTCGAGACCGGCGACCGCCCCGAGGTCGGCCTCGTCTACTCCAAGGCGTACGACTGGACGATCCAGCCCGAGGACCCCGACCGGGTCACGACGCTGGACGGCGCGGGCGCACTCGCCGCGGGGGAATCCGTCCTGGACCGCCCTGCCCACCACGGCGCCGACGAGTACAAGTTCGCGACGTACATGTACGCCCTCTTCGACGACGCCGAGGCGCTGCGGGCGAACCTGGAGGAGGCCCGCAGCCGTTGCTCGGCGGGCGATCCGACGGAGGCGCTCCTCCTCGGCCGCGACCTGCACTGGGCGTCGGGCGGCGACCCGGCCCGTGAGGCGCTCGCGAACGAACTGCTCGTGCTGGCCTATCGCGCGCTGGATCGTCCCGCGCTTGCGGGGATCGCCGAGGCGCATCACCGGCACCGTTCCTTGGCGAAGGTGACCGTCCTTGAGACGAAGAAGGCCTGA
- a CDS encoding class I SAM-dependent methyltransferase, with the protein MTAGWEWDETLFSGTAAYYRRGRLPYAPGLADELAEVLHLDGRGRLIDVGCGPGTIALTLAHLFAEVVGVDPDRGMIAEAGRAATERGVAGKTRWVRARAEELPAGLGTFTVATFAQSFHWMDRDLVATTIRDMLRPGGVLVHISDEKAEPRTTEGMAYPAVPYAAMDELVRRYLGPVRRAGRGVLPQGTPGGEALVFARAGFTGPRRHVVPGGQELVRTVDDAVAGVFSMSFSAPHLFGEDRDAFEADLRHLLLGSSPSGRFSERQPGTEFFVWAKGSAEPKPRCGAA; encoded by the coding sequence ATGACGGCAGGTTGGGAGTGGGACGAGACCCTGTTCTCGGGCACGGCCGCCTACTACCGACGCGGTCGGCTTCCCTACGCCCCCGGTCTCGCGGACGAACTCGCCGAGGTTCTGCACCTGGACGGACGCGGACGCCTCATCGATGTGGGCTGCGGGCCCGGAACCATCGCCCTGACACTGGCGCACCTGTTCGCCGAGGTCGTCGGCGTCGACCCGGACCGCGGGATGATCGCCGAGGCGGGGCGCGCGGCCACCGAGCGCGGAGTGGCCGGGAAGACGCGGTGGGTGCGGGCCCGCGCCGAGGAACTCCCCGCGGGGCTCGGTACGTTCACCGTCGCGACCTTCGCGCAGTCCTTCCACTGGATGGACCGCGACCTGGTGGCGACGACGATCAGGGACATGCTCCGGCCCGGCGGAGTCCTCGTACACATCTCGGACGAGAAGGCGGAGCCCCGGACCACCGAGGGCATGGCGTATCCGGCGGTGCCCTACGCGGCGATGGACGAGCTGGTCAGACGCTACTTGGGACCGGTCCGCAGGGCCGGCCGGGGCGTGCTGCCCCAGGGAACACCCGGCGGTGAGGCGCTGGTGTTCGCCCGCGCGGGATTCACCGGCCCCCGGCGTCACGTCGTGCCCGGAGGCCAGGAGTTGGTGCGCACGGTCGACGACGCGGTCGCGGGGGTGTTCTCGATGTCGTTCTCGGCACCGCACCTCTTCGGCGAGGACCGCGACGCCTTCGAGGCGGACCTGCGCCACCTGCTCCTGGGCAGCTCCCCGTCCGGCCGCTTCTCCGAGCGCCAACCGGGCACCGAGTTCTTTGTGTGGGCGAAAGGCTCCGCCGAGCCGAAGCCGCGATGCGGTGCGGCATGA
- a CDS encoding immunity 49 family protein, with translation MNHDDALAAPATPDPDLPMLTVAQAERLRALAAPYCEDGRGYSLHNLAQQCRHAPQDRWPALVDEHFAALREGSRGGESAAELLRGVHARLLPADSIGPELAGAMRYARVVAEGLVFAYALDMPTSVRILTDADVERAGLEELGQAAYANLMRVPVEHDEVSVQGRALLHSVYGDSPFIASKALFLSEAARQITGEALPDAGALVVMPNRNLLAYHPITDGSVVDAVNGLASYALGAHEDGPGALSPRVYWWHKGALTSLTVIDPETRTFSLQPPPELLSLMKGLVRLDGAGRLATSTTAKAPDTAELTHTTAESITRLAQEPAGLRDAFASALTLAHSHCAADPRVAHIDTWDAWATAVQLGSALFTGAQAQKCRLGEDIEPQLPDLPVEPPADARAWLDAFYLALACRRQDRADRLCQVPLEALRQDDSVDAYVLHWIDTLQTYWSQRPMDDVVQKLLATMETSMPETVTHAPMDFVNQIDYQPVALFHRFIARDHDAFAKTLAEAVAHHGAYWGDSAAPRAQVALGPLAMASLAYDYGFPVALQQPHLPTYLLNRERIEEFPG, from the coding sequence GTGAATCACGACGACGCCCTCGCCGCGCCAGCAACCCCCGATCCCGACTTGCCGATGCTGACCGTCGCGCAGGCCGAACGCCTGCGCGCACTGGCCGCCCCGTACTGCGAGGACGGTCGCGGCTACTCCCTGCACAACCTGGCGCAGCAGTGCCGCCATGCACCACAGGACCGCTGGCCGGCCCTGGTGGACGAGCACTTCGCCGCCTTGCGGGAGGGGAGCCGGGGTGGCGAGAGCGCCGCGGAGTTGCTGCGCGGTGTGCACGCGCGGCTGCTGCCCGCGGATTCGATCGGCCCTGAGCTCGCCGGTGCCATGCGTTACGCACGCGTGGTGGCCGAAGGGCTTGTCTTCGCGTACGCCCTCGACATGCCGACCAGCGTGCGGATCCTGACCGACGCCGACGTGGAGCGTGCCGGTCTGGAGGAACTGGGCCAGGCGGCGTACGCGAACCTGATGCGCGTGCCCGTCGAGCACGACGAAGTCTCGGTCCAGGGAAGGGCGTTGCTGCACTCCGTGTACGGCGACTCCCCATTCATCGCGAGCAAGGCGCTGTTCCTGTCCGAAGCGGCCCGGCAGATCACCGGCGAGGCACTGCCCGACGCCGGGGCCCTCGTCGTCATGCCGAACCGCAATCTCCTTGCCTACCACCCGATCACCGACGGCTCCGTCGTCGATGCCGTCAACGGCCTTGCCTCGTACGCCCTCGGGGCTCACGAGGACGGACCGGGCGCCCTGTCCCCGCGGGTCTACTGGTGGCACAAGGGCGCCCTGACGTCGCTCACGGTCATCGACCCCGAAACCCGCACCTTCTCCTTGCAGCCCCCGCCGGAGCTGCTCAGCCTGATGAAGGGCCTGGTCCGCCTCGACGGTGCTGGACGGCTCGCCACGAGCACCACCGCCAAGGCTCCCGACACGGCCGAACTCACCCACACCACAGCCGAGTCGATAACCCGGCTCGCCCAGGAGCCTGCCGGGCTGCGCGACGCCTTCGCCTCGGCGCTCACCCTCGCCCACAGCCATTGCGCCGCCGACCCCCGAGTGGCGCACATCGACACGTGGGACGCCTGGGCCACCGCCGTACAGCTCGGCTCCGCGCTGTTCACCGGCGCGCAGGCGCAGAAATGCCGCCTTGGCGAGGACATTGAGCCGCAGCTGCCCGACCTTCCCGTCGAGCCGCCCGCGGACGCCCGCGCTTGGCTCGACGCCTTCTATCTCGCTCTCGCGTGCCGCCGGCAGGACCGGGCCGACCGGCTGTGCCAGGTGCCGCTGGAGGCGCTGCGGCAGGACGACTCGGTCGACGCATACGTCCTGCACTGGATCGACACGCTGCAGACCTACTGGTCCCAGCGCCCCATGGACGACGTCGTACAGAAACTCCTGGCGACCATGGAAACGTCCATGCCCGAGACCGTGACCCACGCGCCGATGGACTTCGTGAACCAGATCGACTACCAGCCCGTCGCTCTCTTCCACCGCTTCATCGCACGCGACCACGACGCCTTCGCCAAGACCCTCGCCGAAGCGGTCGCCCACCACGGCGCGTACTGGGGCGACTCGGCGGCGCCCCGCGCCCAAGTCGCGCTCGGCCCGCTCGCGATGGCGAGCCTGGCCTACGACTACGGATTCCCCGTCGCTCTGCAGCAGCCGCACCTGCCCACGTACCTCCTCAACCGGGAGCGCATCGAGGAGTTCCCCGGCTGA
- a CDS encoding response regulator transcription factor — protein sequence MPADQPPLRAVIADDQALVRTGFKMILAADGIDVTAEAADGAEAVAAVRRTRPDVVLMDIRMPEMDGIEATRRIIGEAGSGGTRVVILTTYDLDHYVYAALTAGASGFLLKDVSPEHLVAALRLVQTGDALLAPTITRRLIERFAHHEAPQTVAPHRDLSGLTPRELEVLRLLATGLSNAELASRLFLSPTTVKSHVGRILSKLDLRDRVQAVVFAYETGLIAPGGGA from the coding sequence ATGCCTGCGGACCAGCCGCCGCTGCGCGCCGTCATCGCCGACGACCAGGCCCTCGTACGCACCGGTTTCAAGATGATCCTGGCCGCGGACGGCATCGACGTGACCGCCGAGGCGGCCGACGGGGCCGAGGCTGTCGCGGCGGTCCGCCGTACGCGGCCCGACGTCGTCCTCATGGACATCCGGATGCCGGAGATGGACGGCATCGAGGCCACCAGGCGCATCATCGGCGAGGCAGGATCGGGCGGGACGCGGGTCGTCATCCTCACCACGTACGACCTCGACCACTACGTCTACGCCGCGCTCACGGCCGGCGCCAGCGGCTTCCTGCTCAAGGACGTGTCACCGGAACATCTGGTCGCCGCCCTGCGCCTGGTGCAGACCGGCGATGCCCTCCTCGCACCCACGATCACTCGTCGGCTGATCGAGCGCTTCGCCCATCACGAGGCACCCCAGACCGTCGCCCCGCACCGCGATCTGTCCGGCCTGACCCCGCGCGAGCTAGAGGTCCTCCGCCTGCTCGCGACGGGCCTCAGCAATGCCGAACTCGCCTCCCGGCTGTTCCTCAGCCCGACCACGGTCAAGAGCCACGTCGGCCGCATCCTGTCGAAGCTGGACCTGCGCGACCGTGTCCAGGCCGTCGTCTTCGCCTACGAGACGGGGCTGATCGCCCCGGGCGGGGGCGCCTGA